CTCCCGGGCTCGTCATCATTCTTGCAGTGCTGAGCTTTAATCTGGTTGGAGAAGGAATTCGCTTTCAGCTGGACAAAAGGAAGCCCTACCAATGGTGATCGATAAACTTCTTCAAGTTCAAAATTTGACGGTTTCAACCAATGCCAGTCAAATGACCAATCTGATTGAGAACATTAGCTTCGATCTACATGTTGGCCAGAGGCTGGGGTTGATCGGGAAATCTGGCTGCGGAAAGTCTGTTACCTGCCATGCCATAACAGGGGCCTTGCGGGCACCACTAAAAGTATCCTCTGGCTCAATTCAGTTCTGTGATCAGAGCCTTTTGGATTTATCTCCTCGCGAGAGGTTGAAGACCCGAGGAACTGGGATTTTCTGCATTTTCCAGAGCCCCGGCAGTGCTTTACATCCAAGTTTGATGATAGAGACACAATTGTTGGAAATTACTAAAAAAGCATTCCTATCAAGACAAGAAGCTCATCAGGTCATTTCCCAGTCTCTTGATGCTTTGAGCCTCCCAAAACGTTGCCTGAACCAATACCCCAGCGCTTTGAGTGGAGGTATGAAGCAACGGGTTATGATGGCTATGGCTCTTATCATGAAGCCGACCGTATTGATTGCCGATGAACCAACCACAGGGCTTGATGTAATCACGGAATATGAAACGCTGGAAGCATTGGATGTGGTTCTGCAAGAAACGGGTTCTGCTCTCCTTTTCGTAAGCCATGACCTTCGGATTGTTCGGCAAACATGTTCGTCTGTTCTGGTGATGGATGGGGGACATATTGTCGATACATGCGATTTGAACCAACCGTTCGTTCATGGGTGCCATGAGGTCACCACAGAAATTACGCAGGCTATGGAGAGGCTTCAACTATGACCATTCGTGTTAAGAACCTGTCCATTGCATTTGGCGCCGCTCAAATCCTGTCCAACGTGAATTTGGTACTTCATCCCTCCAAAGTAACCGGTCTGATCGGCCGTTCCGGGTGTGGTAAATCTACTCTGGCCAAAGCCATGACGGGTATAATCCCTGTACCCAAGAACAGTCTGTTTATGAATGGGCAGAATTTTCAACCACAGCTGAGCAAAACCGGGCATCTGATCCATTATATGTGGCAGGATCCTTTTGCAGCTTTAAGCCCCTTTCTTAATGCTCTGGATATTATCTGCGAACCCTTGAAGGCCATCCACAAACTGCCACGCGCAGAACGGTTGGAAGCGGCTCAAAACCTGCTTCAGATGGTGGGATTAGAACAGCATTGTGAGAAAAAGCGACCTCATCAGCTGTCAGGAGGTCAATGTCAACGTATAGCACTCGCTCGTGCCTTGGCCGTAAAGCCGAAATATCTGATTCTAGATGAGCCATTATCAGCTCTTGATTTAGTAACGCAGGAAAAGGTTGTCTCGCTCATCCGTGATATTCGTAAAAAGCTTAACCTAGGCATATTGATCATTTCCCACGACTTACAGACTCTGGCACAACTGGCAGATGAGATCGTCGTTATGGACAACGGCGAAGTCGTTGAGCATCAACCAGCAAAAGATTTTTTTGATACACCTCAGCATGCTCTTTCAAAAAAGTTCGTTGAAATTTCACGGTCTACCTCACGGTCTTCGTAGCTTGCGGACGTCAGACGTGATGATTTGTGTACTCACTTTTGATCCTATCTATGCATTGATAGGACGGTGGAACTTTCCTTCTCAACTAAATATCACTTGCAATCATTTTGCGCACTCTACATTATCCGCGCCGATGGTTCCTGAATGCCAAAGGCAATAATTCAGGATGAAAAGGGAACACGGTGAGGTGTAGCCAACAGGCGCTGATTCCGTGACTGCCCCCGCAACTGTAAGCGGTGAGCATAACCAACAAAGCCACTGAGTGCGTGCACTTGGGAAGGCTGGTGACGCTTCGACCCGCAAGTCAGGAGACCTGCCATCTTAATGTCAACCCAACCCGGGCGGGGTATCCCGGAAGGAGACCAAGATGTTTGCAGTGGCTTTTGCCGTTTATAAGACTGGTTCCCTTGTGCCCCCGCATATACGCGGAGCAAAACGTGAACCAATACGTCCTTCCATATCAAACAGTCCCATCGTTATTCAGGCGGTGGATTAAAATCCACGCTTATAATCTGCATATTTGTAGAGATTACACATGATGGTCGCTGCCGATTTGCGGGTAGAAAACGCCAGCTGGGCGCCGCGCAAAGGGGCCCCTCTCCTTCTGCATCCTCTCAGTTTTGAGGTGGGGGCTGGACGTGTGCTGGGCGTTGTTGGGGCCAATGGCGCAGGCAAATCTACACTGCTGCGCATGTTGTACCGCTTCAACCGTCCTGTCTCGGGCCGTGTGTTCATAGGTGATGAAGATATCTGGTCCCTGTCACCTCGTGTGGCAGCGCAACGCGTTGCTGCAGTGCTACAGGAGCAGCCAACGGATTTCTCACTCAATGTGCGGGAGATCGTCAGTTTAGGCCGCAATCCTTACCGTGTCGGACTGGTCAACAACGGTGCCAAGGATGCGCAGATCATTTCCAACGCTCTGAACAGGCTGGACCTACAGGATTTAGCAGGTAGACGCTTTGGTACGCTCTCTGGTGGAGAGCGCCAGCGGGTAATGGTCGCCCGTGCGTTAACACAGGAACCGCAGGTGCTGGTGTTGGATGAACCCACCAATCACCTCGATATCCGTCATCAGTTGGAGATTATAGAGCTGATCAGATCGCTGAACCTCACCATTGTTACCAGCCTGCATGATCTCAACATAGCAGCACTGGTGTGTGATGACATTCTGGTTTTAAAAAAAGGGCATGCACTCTGTTTCGGTCCTCCAACACAGGTGCTTACAGAAACCGTCGTTTCTCAGGCGTTTCAAGTTGATGCCAGTTTTGAGCAGCTCTCCAAGTCAGGGCTTCCTCATTTTACTTACAAATTGAATTCCCAAGGATAATCACGATGAAACGCTTTGTACTTGCTCTTTCTCTCTTGCTGGCGCCTTCAGTAGCAATGGCAGAAACAACCGTAAAGAGCTGTAGCCGGGAAGTAACGTTTGAAGCTCCTCCGCAGCGTGCTGTTTCCAATGATGTAAACCTCACCGAGATGATGCTGGTACTGGGTC
The sequence above is drawn from the Pseudovibrio sp. Tun.PSC04-5.I4 genome and encodes:
- a CDS encoding ABC transporter ATP-binding protein, with product MVIDKLLQVQNLTVSTNASQMTNLIENISFDLHVGQRLGLIGKSGCGKSVTCHAITGALRAPLKVSSGSIQFCDQSLLDLSPRERLKTRGTGIFCIFQSPGSALHPSLMIETQLLEITKKAFLSRQEAHQVISQSLDALSLPKRCLNQYPSALSGGMKQRVMMAMALIMKPTVLIADEPTTGLDVITEYETLEALDVVLQETGSALLFVSHDLRIVRQTCSSVLVMDGGHIVDTCDLNQPFVHGCHEVTTEITQAMERLQL
- a CDS encoding dipeptide/oligopeptide/nickel ABC transporter ATP-binding protein: MTIRVKNLSIAFGAAQILSNVNLVLHPSKVTGLIGRSGCGKSTLAKAMTGIIPVPKNSLFMNGQNFQPQLSKTGHLIHYMWQDPFAALSPFLNALDIICEPLKAIHKLPRAERLEAAQNLLQMVGLEQHCEKKRPHQLSGGQCQRIALARALAVKPKYLILDEPLSALDLVTQEKVVSLIRDIRKKLNLGILIISHDLQTLAQLADEIVVMDNGEVVEHQPAKDFFDTPQHALSKKFVEISRSTSRSS
- a CDS encoding ABC transporter ATP-binding protein; its protein translation is MVAADLRVENASWAPRKGAPLLLHPLSFEVGAGRVLGVVGANGAGKSTLLRMLYRFNRPVSGRVFIGDEDIWSLSPRVAAQRVAAVLQEQPTDFSLNVREIVSLGRNPYRVGLVNNGAKDAQIISNALNRLDLQDLAGRRFGTLSGGERQRVMVARALTQEPQVLVLDEPTNHLDIRHQLEIIELIRSLNLTIVTSLHDLNIAALVCDDILVLKKGHALCFGPPTQVLTETVVSQAFQVDASFEQLSKSGLPHFTYKLNSQG